The following are encoded in a window of Massilia sp. R2A-15 genomic DNA:
- a CDS encoding SDR family oxidoreductase: MIKAIVTGHTHGLGAAIAAELLGRGIAVLGIARSAAAGIGSQVALDLSDSAALAAWLAGPDLAAWLADADSVLLINNAGTVQPVGPLAMQDPAAVARAVALNIAAPLMLAGAVAAARPPSAACRILHVSSGAGRGAYPGWSVYCATKAALDQHARAAALDAIAGLRICSLAPGVIDTAMQAEIRAASLAQFPLRERFDALKREGELTDPADCAARLVGYLLGEGFGSEPVADLRSVAPPGV, from the coding sequence ATGATCAAAGCCATCGTCACCGGACACACGCACGGCCTCGGCGCCGCCATTGCGGCTGAGCTTCTGGGCCGCGGCATCGCCGTGCTTGGAATTGCGCGCAGCGCGGCTGCCGGTATCGGTTCCCAAGTTGCACTCGACCTCTCCGACAGCGCCGCGCTGGCCGCCTGGCTCGCCGGCCCCGACCTCGCCGCCTGGCTGGCCGATGCCGATTCTGTCCTGCTGATCAACAATGCCGGCACGGTGCAGCCGGTCGGCCCGCTGGCGATGCAGGACCCGGCCGCCGTCGCGCGCGCGGTGGCGCTGAACATCGCCGCGCCGCTGATGCTGGCCGGCGCCGTCGCGGCGGCCCGCCCGCCATCGGCCGCATGCCGCATCCTGCACGTGTCGAGCGGCGCCGGGCGCGGCGCCTATCCAGGCTGGAGCGTGTACTGCGCCACCAAGGCCGCGCTCGACCAGCACGCCCGCGCCGCCGCGCTCGACGCCATCGCCGGCCTGCGCATCTGCAGCCTCGCGCCGGGCGTCATCGACACCGCCATGCAAGCCGAGATCCGCGCCGCGTCGCTCGCGCAGTTTCCGCTGCGCGAGCGCTTCGACGCGCTCAAGCGGGAAGGGGAGCTGACCGATCCGGCCGACTGCGCCGCCCGCCTGGTTGGCTACCTGCTGGGCGAGGGATTCGGCAGCGAGCCGGTGGCCGACCTGCGCAGCGTCGCGCCGCCAGGCGTCTGA